In the Telopea speciosissima isolate NSW1024214 ecotype Mountain lineage chromosome 2, Tspe_v1, whole genome shotgun sequence genome, one interval contains:
- the LOC122650819 gene encoding uncharacterized protein LOC122650819, translating to MTVYGQSDIVSCRSFPTSLKGPAALWFEKLKPNSIRSFTELAKAFVSRFQSSVKQKKTATNLLAVKQRSDESIRDYIARFNAESLEIKDLDDAMAFNALHNGVTNHDLVKSLALEPVTTMPQLLDHYYQYANMFDIMKARKVVDGKVPEKKRASEKDEKRKDTKRARSDRDQSPDYTPLNTTRTKILMEVYDRGLLQWPRPMFSNPEDRNKNKYYKFHKDVRHDTKNCRQLKREIEDVIQKGHLKRYVKEDAKDNPRGCDAVRNDRGRDGRARRGDD from the coding sequence ATGACGGTCTACGGTCAGTCCGACATAGTGTCGTGTCGTTCTTTCCCCACCTCTCTCAAGGGACCCGCAGCGCTGTGGTTTGAGAAACTGAAGCCCAACTCGATTCGAAGCTTCACAGAGTTGGCCAAGGCCTTTGTCAGCCGCTTCCAGAGTAGtgtgaagcagaagaagaccgcAACCAACTTGCTGGCAGTCAAGCAGCGCTCTGATGAGTCCATCAGAGATTATATCGCCCGCTTCAATGCGGAGAGCTTagagatcaaggacctggacGATGCAATGGCCTTCAATGCCTTGCACAATGGGGTCACCAACCACGATCTAGTGAAGTCGCTTGCGCTGGAGCCGGTAACGACCATGCCACAGCTACTGGATCACTACTACCAATACGCCAACATGTTCGATATCATGAAGGCAAGAAAAGTAGTGGATGGCAAAGTCCCTGAGAAAAAGAGGGCAAGCGAGAAGGATGAGAAGAGGAAGGACACCAAGAGAGCGAGGTCAGACAGGGACCAAAGCCCTGACTACACCCCGCTTAACACCACCAGGACCAAGATCCTCATGGAGGTCTACGACCGGGGCCTACTGCAGTGGCCTAGACCAATGTTCTCAAATCCTGAGGACAGAAACAAGAACAAATACTACAAGTTCCACAAGGATGTCAGGCATGATACCAAGAACTGCAggcaattgaagagagagatagaagatgTGATCCAGAAGGGTCACCTGAAGCGGTATGTGAAGGAAGACGCAAAGGACAACCCCCGAGGTTGTGACGCCGTAAGGAACGATCGGGGAAGGGACGGCAGAGCTCGTAGAGGAGACGATTGA